A genomic stretch from Coffea arabica cultivar ET-39 chromosome 10c, Coffea Arabica ET-39 HiFi, whole genome shotgun sequence includes:
- the LOC113713221 gene encoding probable dipeptidyl-peptidase 5 gives MALSTSFTAISALTRYRRRHPFNPFSTTSFISSSFNHISRKIQLLRTAASHCHTQSSPKMSSVTAENTKITAPYGSWKSPITSDLVSGSDKRLGGTAVDALGHLFWVETRPNESGRLVLVKQGEKEGDDPIDVTPKEFSVRTVAQEYGGGAFRIFGDTVIFSNYKDQRLYRQSLSSKDSAPLPFTPDYGRPLVSYADGVFDARFSRFVTVQEDCRESAMNSITTIVSFDIRDESVQEPKVLVSGSDFYAFPRLDPKGERIAWIQWSHPNMPWDRSELWVGYISDSGDVHARVCVAGGDPTLVESPTEPKWSPQGELFFITDRKSGFWNLYKWIETSNEVLPVYTLDAEFARPLWIFGMNSYDFIFDKDQKNLIACSYRKNGKSYLGILDAVQNTSSSVEIPFTDINNITSGLDCLYIEVASAVHPLSIAKLTLDDHKSKAVDFKIMWCSSSISSIDKSYFSMPEVIEFPTDVTGLNAFAYFYPPTNPIYQGYPEEKPPLLLKSHGGPTAETHAVLNLSVQYWTSRGWAFVDVNYGGSAGYGRGYRDRLLGQWGIVDVNDCCSCAKFLVDSGKVDGERLCITGGSAGGYTTLAALAFKDTFKAGASLYGVADLKLLRLETHKFESHYIDNLVGSERAYFERSPINFVEKFSCPIILFQGLEDKVVPPEQARKIYHALKEKGLPVALVEYEGEQHGFRKAENIKFTLEQQMVFFARLVGNFNVADEITPIKIDNFD, from the exons ATGGCACTTTCAACTTCATTTACGGCCATATCCGCGCTGACTCGCTACAGAAGACGCCACCCCTTTAACCCCTTCTCCACGACGTCGTTTATTTCCTCCTCATTCAACCACATTTCCAGAAAAATTCAACTCCTTCGCACTGCTGCTTCCCACTGTCACACCCAGTCTTCACCCAAAATGTCCTCAGTAACCGCGGAGAATACTAAAATCACCGCCCCATACGGTTCTTGGAAGTCCCCGATAACTTCCGACCTTGTCTCCGGCTCCGATAAGCGCCTAGGTGGCACTGCCGTCGACGCCCTCGGCCACCTCTTCTGGGTCGAGACCCGCCCCAATGAATCAGG ACGGTTGGTGCTGGTGAAGCAAGGAGAAAAAGAAGGGGATGACCCTATTGATGTCACCCCAAAGGAGTTTTCTGTGAGGACAGTAGCTCAGGAATATGGAGGTGGGGCATTTAGGATATTTGGAGATACAGTGATTTTCTCGAATTACAAGGATCAAAGGCTCTATAGGCAGTCATTATCTTCAAAAG ATTCTGCTCCTTTGCCATTTACTCCAGATTATGGCAGACCGCTCGTGTCTTATGCAGATGGAGTTTTTGATGCGCGGTTTAGTCGTTTCGTGACAGTACAGGAAG ACTGTCGTGAAAGTGCTATGAATTCTATAACAACTATTGTGTCATTTGATATCCGTGATGAGAGCGTTCAAG AACCGAAAGTACTGGTTTCTGGCAGCGATTTTTATGCTTTTCCTCGTTTGGATCCAAAAGGAGAACGGATAGCCTGGATTCAGTGGAGCCATCCCAACATGCCATGGGACAGATCAGAACTTTGGGTTGGCTACATAAGTGATTCAGG AGACGTGCATGCACGGGTCTGCGTTGCAGGTGGTGATCCAACACTTGTGGAATCTCCAACTGAGCCCAAGTGGTCACCTCAAG GAGAACTGTTCTTCATTACTGATAGAAAATCTGGATTTTGGAATCTCTACAAATGG ATTGAAACTTCTAATGAAGTGCTTCCAGTTTACACATTGGATGCTGAGTTCGCAAGACCTCTGTGGATTTTTGGCATGAATTCCTATGATTTTATCTTTGATAAAGATCAGAAAAACCTCATTGCCTGCAGTTACAG GAAGAATGGCAAGTCATATCTTGGTATTCTCGATGCTGTCCAGAACACTTCATCGTCAGTTGAAATTCCATTCACGGACATTAACAACATT ACTTCTGGGCTTGACTGTCTATACATCGAGGTAGCTTCTGCTGTTCATCCATTGTCTATTGCAAAG TTGACTTTAGATGATCATAAATCAAAAGCAGTTGATTTCAAGATCATGTGGTGTTCTTCATCCATTAGTTCAATTGACAAATCATATTTTAGCATGCCAGAAGTGATAGAATTTCCAACTGATGTCACTGGTTTGAATGCATTTGCATACTTCTATCCACCTACCAATCCCATTTATCAAGGTTATCCAGAAGAAAAGCCTCCACTACTATTGAAAAGCCATG GAGGCCCTACTGCAGAGACACATGCTGTCTTAAATCTTAGCGTGCAATATTGGACCAGTCGGGGTTGGGCATTTGTCGATGTTAATTATGGTGGAAGTGCTG gtTACGGCAGAGGATATCGAGATAGGCTGTTAGGACAGTGGGGAATTGTCGATGTTAATGACTGTTGCAGTTGTGCAAAGTTTTTG GTTGACAGTGGAAAAGTTGATGGTGAACGGCTTTGTATTACTGGGGGCTCTGCTGGTGGATACACAACATTGGCAGCGCTTGCATTTAAAGATACATTCAAAGCCGGAGCTTCCTTGTATGGT GTGGCTGACCTGAAGTTGTTGAGATTAGAGACTCACAAATTTGAATCTCACTACATCGACAATCTTGTTG GAAGTGAAAGAGCATATTTTGAGAGGTCACCTATAAATTTTGTTGAGAAATTTTCATGCCCAATAATTCTATTCCAAGGATTAGAAGACAAG GTTGTCCCCCCTGAACAAGCACGCAAAATTTATCATGCACTGAAGGAAAAAGGGTTGCCTGTTGCTCTTGTAGAGTATGAAGGAGAACAACATGGTTTCCGAAAG GCTGAAAACATCAAGTTCACGCTTGAACAACAAATGGTGTTCTTTGCACGTTTGGTGGGAAATTTCAACGTAGCAGATGAGATCACCCCCATCAAAATTGATAACTTTGACTGA